A region of Streptomyces halobius DNA encodes the following proteins:
- a CDS encoding sugar phosphate isomerase/epimerase family protein gives MSAPRAVAPVLDHIRVGSAPDSWGVWFPDDEQQVPWQRFLDEVAEAAYEWIELGPYGYLPTDPAVLRDELAPRELKVSAGTIFTSMHHGPATWDKTWAHVSEVATLTQAMGAKHLVVIPSFWRDDKTAEEIEPRELTVEQWQHLTTGMERLGKTVQDEFGLEIVVHPHADTHIDTEEHVGRFLDATDSRLVNLCLDTGHYAYCGGDSVKLIRTYGERIGYLHLKQVDPDILAEVVAKGTPFGPAVKQGVMCEPPLGVPALPPVLEAAQALNVDLFAIVEQDMYPCPPDQPFPIAQRTRRLLSSCGA, from the coding sequence ATGTCCGCACCCCGTGCCGTTGCGCCCGTTCTGGACCACATTCGCGTCGGTTCCGCCCCCGACTCCTGGGGCGTCTGGTTTCCCGATGACGAGCAGCAGGTCCCGTGGCAGCGCTTCCTCGACGAGGTCGCCGAGGCCGCCTACGAGTGGATCGAACTCGGCCCGTACGGCTACCTCCCGACCGACCCGGCCGTGCTCCGCGACGAGCTCGCCCCCCGGGAACTGAAGGTCTCGGCCGGCACGATCTTCACCTCGATGCATCACGGCCCCGCCACCTGGGACAAAACCTGGGCGCACGTCTCCGAAGTCGCCACGCTCACCCAGGCGATGGGCGCCAAGCACCTCGTCGTGATCCCGTCCTTCTGGCGGGACGACAAGACCGCCGAGGAGATCGAGCCGCGCGAGCTGACCGTCGAACAGTGGCAGCACCTGACCACCGGCATGGAACGGCTCGGCAAGACCGTGCAGGACGAGTTCGGGCTGGAGATCGTCGTGCACCCGCACGCCGACACCCACATCGACACCGAGGAGCACGTCGGGCGCTTCCTCGACGCGACCGACTCACGCCTGGTCAACCTCTGCCTGGACACCGGCCATTACGCCTACTGCGGCGGCGACAGCGTCAAACTGATCCGCACCTACGGCGAGCGGATCGGCTATCTGCACCTCAAGCAGGTCGACCCGGACATCCTCGCCGAGGTCGTCGCCAAGGGGACGCCGTTCGGGCCCGCCGTCAAGCAGGGCGTGATGTGCGAGCCGCCGCTCGGCGTGCCCGCGCTGCCGCCCGTCCTGGAGGCCGCCCAGGCGCTGAACGTCGACCTCTTCGCCATCGTCGAGCAGGACATGTACCCCTGCCCGCCCGACCAGCCCTTCCCCATCGCCCAGCGCACCCGCCGCTTGCTCAGCTCCTGCGGCGCGTGA
- the iolB gene encoding 5-deoxy-glucuronate isomerase has product MNAETSEFHIKAGRAVDGPYALDIDPKRAGWGYSSLRVLELPPGSHHSLATGDSEWIVLPLSGGCTVLTDSGETFELTGRESVFSGVTDFAYVPRDAHVQIASGAGGRFALTGARCTRRLPARYGPASAVPVELRGTGNCSRQVNNFAAAPAGGGAGQGFECDKLIAVEVLTPGGNWSSYPPHKHDECRPGEEAELEEIYYFEIAAAAAPSGRGKPGLGYQRVSPSGHGRGTDVLAEVHSGDAVLIPDGWHGPSIAAPGHDMYYLNVMAGPAATREWLICDHPDHGWIRATWPDQPVDPRLPLYDAPAGDPR; this is encoded by the coding sequence ATGAACGCTGAGACCTCGGAATTCCACATCAAGGCGGGGCGGGCGGTCGACGGACCGTACGCCCTCGACATCGATCCGAAGCGGGCCGGCTGGGGGTACTCCTCCCTCCGCGTCCTGGAGCTGCCGCCCGGCAGCCATCACTCCCTCGCCACCGGAGACAGCGAATGGATCGTGCTGCCCCTCTCCGGCGGCTGCACGGTCCTGACCGACAGCGGCGAGACGTTCGAACTGACCGGCCGGGAGAGCGTGTTCAGCGGGGTGACGGACTTCGCGTATGTGCCGCGGGACGCCCATGTGCAGATCGCCAGCGGGGCGGGCGGACGGTTCGCGCTGACCGGCGCCCGGTGCACCCGGCGGCTCCCGGCCCGCTACGGGCCGGCGTCCGCCGTCCCCGTGGAACTGCGCGGCACCGGCAACTGCTCCCGTCAGGTCAACAACTTCGCGGCGGCCCCCGCCGGCGGCGGTGCCGGCCAGGGATTCGAGTGCGACAAGCTCATCGCGGTCGAAGTGCTCACCCCCGGCGGCAACTGGTCCTCCTACCCGCCGCACAAGCACGACGAGTGCCGCCCCGGGGAGGAGGCCGAGCTCGAAGAGATCTACTACTTCGAGATCGCCGCCGCGGCCGCTCCCAGCGGGCGCGGCAAGCCGGGCCTGGGCTACCAGCGCGTCAGCCCCTCCGGGCACGGCCGCGGTACGGACGTTCTCGCCGAAGTCCACAGCGGTGACGCGGTGCTGATCCCCGACGGCTGGCACGGCCCGTCCATCGCCGCCCCGGGACACGACATGTACTACCTCAACGTCATGGCCGGCCCCGCCGCCACCCGGGAGTGGCTGATCTGCGACCACCCCGACCACGGCTGGATCCGCGCCACCTGGCCCGATCAGCCCGTCGACCCCCGACTCCCGCTCTACGACGCTCCCGCAGGAGACCCTCGATGA
- the iolD gene encoding 3D-(3,5/4)-trihydroxycyclohexane-1,2-dione acylhydrolase (decyclizing), which produces MTAPKTRRLTVAQALVEFLAHQYTERDGRRHRLINACWGIFGHGNVAGIGQALLESGDALPYLQGRNEQAMVHAAVGYARQSDRLSAHAVTTSIGPGATNLVTGAALATVNRLPVLLLPGDIFATRPADPVLQQLEVPYAGDVSVNDALRPVSRYFDRVTRPEALIPAALQAMRVLADPVDTGAVTLAMPQDVQAEAYEWPEEFFTDRVWRVSRPAPDAAALADAARAVRGARRPLLIAGGGVHHSEAEDALRAFADATGIPVASTQAGKGSLRHDHPADIGGIGHTGTATADALAREADLIIGVGTRYTDFTTASATLFAAPEVRFLNLNIAAFDSHKLGASALVADARAGLEALTEALAGHRVDAAYEAGYRAAKEEWERRVDAAYGAADDSVRPSQTQVLGALDALVDDTDIVLNAAGSLPGDLHKLWRARSRRQYHLEYGYSCMGYEIPAAIGVRMAAPGRPVWALVGDGTYLMNPTEIVTAVQEGVNINLVLIQNHGYASIGGLSQETGGERFGTDYRFRAKDGTYTGAPLPVDLAANAASLGMRVLRAATVGELRAALAEARSSDRPTCVYVETETADTVPGAPAAQAWWDVPVAETATRPAAVAARETYDRHAAGRRRHL; this is translated from the coding sequence ATGACCGCCCCGAAGACCCGCCGTCTCACCGTCGCGCAGGCCCTGGTCGAGTTCCTCGCCCACCAGTACACCGAGCGGGACGGCCGCCGACACCGCCTGATCAACGCCTGCTGGGGCATCTTCGGCCATGGCAATGTGGCCGGGATCGGCCAGGCGCTCCTGGAATCCGGCGACGCGCTGCCCTACCTCCAGGGCCGCAACGAACAGGCCATGGTGCACGCCGCCGTCGGCTACGCCCGGCAGTCCGACCGGCTCTCCGCGCACGCCGTCACCACCTCCATCGGGCCGGGCGCCACCAACCTCGTCACCGGCGCCGCGCTCGCCACCGTCAACCGCCTCCCGGTGCTGCTACTGCCCGGCGACATCTTCGCCACCCGCCCCGCCGACCCGGTGCTCCAGCAGCTCGAAGTCCCCTATGCCGGCGACGTATCGGTCAATGACGCGCTGCGCCCGGTGTCCCGCTACTTCGACCGCGTCACCCGCCCCGAGGCGCTGATCCCCGCCGCCCTCCAGGCCATGCGGGTGCTCGCCGACCCCGTCGACACCGGTGCCGTCACCCTCGCCATGCCGCAGGACGTCCAGGCCGAGGCGTACGAATGGCCCGAGGAGTTCTTCACCGACCGCGTCTGGCGGGTGTCCCGCCCCGCCCCGGACGCCGCCGCTCTCGCCGACGCCGCACGGGCCGTCCGCGGCGCCCGCCGACCGCTTCTCATCGCGGGCGGCGGCGTCCACCACAGCGAGGCCGAGGACGCGCTGCGCGCCTTCGCCGACGCCACCGGCATCCCCGTCGCCTCCACCCAGGCCGGCAAGGGCTCGCTGCGCCACGACCACCCCGCAGACATCGGCGGCATCGGCCACACCGGCACCGCCACCGCCGACGCCCTCGCCCGCGAGGCCGACCTGATCATCGGCGTCGGCACCCGCTACACCGACTTCACCACCGCCTCCGCCACCCTCTTCGCCGCGCCCGAGGTGCGCTTCCTCAACCTCAACATCGCCGCCTTCGACTCCCACAAGCTCGGCGCGAGCGCCCTCGTCGCCGACGCGCGGGCCGGTCTCGAAGCGCTCACCGAGGCCCTGGCCGGCCACCGCGTCGACGCGGCGTACGAAGCGGGCTACCGCGCCGCCAAGGAAGAGTGGGAGCGCCGGGTGGATGCCGCCTACGGCGCCGCGGACGATTCCGTGCGCCCGTCCCAGACCCAGGTCCTCGGTGCCCTGGACGCCCTCGTCGACGACACCGACATCGTGCTCAACGCCGCCGGTTCCCTCCCCGGTGACCTGCACAAACTCTGGCGTGCCCGGTCCCGCAGGCAGTACCACCTCGAATACGGCTACTCCTGTATGGGCTATGAGATCCCGGCCGCCATCGGGGTCCGGATGGCGGCTCCCGGCCGGCCGGTGTGGGCGCTCGTCGGTGACGGTACATATCTGATGAACCCCACCGAGATCGTCACCGCGGTCCAGGAGGGCGTCAACATCAATCTCGTCCTCATCCAGAACCACGGCTACGCGTCCATCGGCGGGCTCTCCCAGGAGACCGGAGGTGAGCGCTTCGGCACCGACTACCGCTTCCGCGCCAAGGACGGGACGTATACGGGCGCGCCGCTGCCCGTCGATCTCGCCGCCAACGCCGCCTCGCTCGGTATGCGGGTGCTGCGCGCCGCCACGGTCGGTGAGCTGCGTGCCGCGCTGGCCGAGGCACGTTCCTCGGACCGCCCCACATGTGTCTATGTCGAGACCGAAACTGCTGACACTGTGCCGGGCGCGCCGGCCGCCCAAGCCTGGTGGGATGTCCCCGTCGCCGAGACCGCGACGCGACCTGCGGCGGTCGCCGCCCGTGAGACCTACGACCGTCACGCCGCCGGACGCCGCCGCCACCTCTGA
- a CDS encoding CoA-acylating methylmalonate-semialdehyde dehydrogenase: protein MKTISHWIGGKPVEGVSGNYGPVYNPATGAQEKQVAFASVGEVDAAVAAAKEAFRSWGTSSLAKRTSVLFRYRELIDAHREEIAALITAEHGKVHSDALGEVARGLEIVELACGVPEKLKGELSTQVSTRVDVAAIRQSLGVVAGITPFNFPAMVPMWMFPLAVACGNTFVLKPSEKVPSAAFRLAELAAEAGLPDGVLNIVNGDKVAVDAILEHPDVAAVSFVGSTPIARYIHTTGTANGKRVQALGGAKNHMLVLPDADLDLAADSAINAAYGSAGERCMAISVVVAVGDTADPLIGKIKERADKLRIGPGDDPASEMGPLITKAHRDKVASYVEGAAAQGADVVIDGIGYTVEGYEDGHWIGVSLLDHVTPEMDAYRDEIFGPVLSVVRVETYDEAIALMNASPWGNGTAIFTRDGGAARRFQLEAEAGMVGVNVPIPVPVGYHSFGGWKDSLFGDHHIYGNDGVHFYTRGKVVTTRWPDPADGGINLGFPRNH, encoded by the coding sequence ATGAAGACCATCAGCCACTGGATCGGCGGCAAGCCCGTCGAGGGCGTCTCCGGCAACTACGGGCCGGTCTACAACCCGGCCACCGGCGCCCAGGAGAAGCAGGTCGCCTTCGCCTCCGTGGGCGAGGTCGACGCCGCGGTCGCCGCCGCCAAGGAAGCCTTCCGCAGCTGGGGCACCAGCTCCCTGGCCAAGCGCACCTCGGTGCTGTTCCGGTACCGCGAGCTGATCGACGCGCACCGCGAGGAGATCGCCGCGCTGATCACCGCCGAGCACGGCAAGGTGCACTCCGACGCGCTCGGCGAGGTCGCCCGCGGTCTGGAGATCGTCGAGCTGGCCTGCGGTGTCCCCGAGAAGCTCAAGGGCGAGCTGTCCACCCAGGTGTCCACCCGGGTGGATGTCGCCGCGATCCGTCAGTCCCTGGGCGTCGTGGCCGGCATCACGCCGTTCAACTTCCCCGCCATGGTGCCGATGTGGATGTTCCCGCTGGCCGTCGCCTGCGGGAACACCTTCGTCCTCAAGCCGAGCGAGAAGGTGCCCAGCGCCGCCTTCCGGCTCGCCGAGCTGGCCGCCGAGGCGGGGCTGCCGGATGGCGTCCTCAACATCGTCAACGGCGACAAGGTGGCCGTCGACGCGATCCTGGAGCACCCGGATGTCGCCGCGGTCTCCTTCGTCGGCTCCACCCCCATCGCCCGGTACATCCACACCACCGGCACCGCCAACGGCAAGCGGGTGCAGGCGCTGGGCGGCGCCAAGAACCACATGCTGGTGCTGCCGGACGCCGATCTCGACCTGGCCGCCGACTCCGCGATCAACGCCGCGTACGGCTCGGCCGGCGAGCGCTGTATGGCGATCTCCGTCGTCGTCGCGGTGGGGGACACCGCCGACCCGCTGATCGGCAAGATCAAGGAGCGCGCCGACAAGCTGCGGATCGGTCCCGGCGACGACCCGGCCTCCGAGATGGGCCCGCTGATCACCAAGGCCCACCGTGACAAGGTCGCCTCGTATGTCGAGGGCGCCGCGGCCCAGGGCGCCGATGTCGTCATCGACGGCATCGGCTACACCGTCGAGGGCTATGAGGACGGCCACTGGATCGGCGTCTCGCTCCTCGACCACGTCACGCCCGAGATGGACGCCTACCGTGACGAGATCTTCGGCCCGGTGCTGTCCGTCGTCCGTGTGGAGACCTACGACGAGGCCATCGCCCTGATGAACGCCTCGCCCTGGGGCAACGGCACCGCGATCTTCACCCGCGACGGCGGCGCGGCCCGCCGCTTCCAGCTGGAGGCCGAGGCCGGCATGGTCGGCGTGAACGTCCCGATCCCGGTGCCCGTCGGCTACCACTCGTTCGGTGGCTGGAAGGACTCCCTCTTCGGCGACCACCACATCTACGGCAACGACGGTGTGCACTTCTACACCCGGGGCAAGGTCGTCACCACTCGCTGGCCCGACCCGGCGGACGGCGGCATCAACCTGGGCTTCCCCCGCAACCACTGA
- the iolC gene encoding 5-dehydro-2-deoxygluconokinase, translated as MTEPYDLITMGRIGVDIYPLDIGVPLARVETFGKFLGGSATNVAVAAARLGRRCAVISRTGRDPFGDYLHQALRDFGVDDRWVTPVDAYPTPVTFCEIFPPDDFPLYFYRRPKAPDLVIRPEELDQDAIRAARIFWITGTGLCEEPSRSATLAALEARAKAGVTVFDLDWRPMFWGGEGGASKDGGTSGVAAMAAARPYYEAALRHATVAVGNVDEAEVATGVRDPEACARALLDMGVELAVIKQGPKGVLAVHRDGRTAEVPPTPVEVVNGLGAGDSFGGSLCHGLLGGWELEPMMRYANAAGAIVASRLACSSAMPTAAEVDAFLAEW; from the coding sequence ATGACCGAGCCGTACGACCTCATCACGATGGGTCGCATCGGAGTGGACATCTACCCGCTGGACATCGGCGTGCCGCTGGCACGAGTGGAGACATTCGGGAAGTTCCTCGGCGGCTCCGCCACCAATGTCGCGGTCGCCGCCGCCCGGCTCGGCCGCCGCTGCGCCGTCATCAGCCGCACCGGGCGCGACCCGTTCGGCGACTACCTTCACCAGGCGCTGCGCGACTTCGGCGTGGACGACCGCTGGGTGACCCCGGTGGACGCCTACCCGACGCCGGTCACCTTCTGTGAGATCTTTCCGCCGGACGACTTCCCGCTCTACTTCTACCGCCGTCCCAAGGCCCCCGATCTGGTCATCCGCCCCGAGGAGCTGGACCAGGACGCCATCCGGGCGGCCCGTATCTTCTGGATCACCGGCACCGGGCTGTGCGAGGAGCCCAGCCGCAGTGCCACCCTCGCCGCGCTGGAGGCCCGTGCCAAGGCGGGCGTCACCGTCTTCGACCTCGACTGGCGGCCGATGTTCTGGGGCGGTGAGGGCGGTGCCTCCAAGGACGGCGGCACGTCCGGCGTCGCCGCGATGGCCGCCGCCCGCCCGTACTACGAAGCGGCCCTCCGGCATGCCACCGTCGCGGTCGGCAACGTCGACGAGGCCGAGGTCGCGACCGGAGTGCGGGACCCCGAGGCGTGCGCCCGGGCGCTGCTGGACATGGGCGTGGAGCTGGCCGTCATCAAGCAGGGACCCAAGGGGGTGCTCGCCGTCCACCGGGACGGCCGAACCGCCGAGGTCCCGCCCACCCCCGTCGAGGTCGTCAACGGCCTGGGCGCCGGCGACTCGTTCGGCGGCTCGCTCTGCCACGGCCTGCTCGGCGGCTGGGAACTGGAACCGATGATGCGTTACGCCAACGCCGCCGGAGCCATCGTCGCTTCCCGGCTCGCCTGTTCCTCCGCGATGCCGACGGCCGCCGAGGTCGACGCGTTCCTCGCGGAGTGGTGA
- a CDS encoding Gfo/Idh/MocA family protein, with translation MTSDDMTSHGRSGPAHGTLGVAVIGTGRMGADHVRRINDVISGARVAAVVDIDADRIGHLAAGIEGCTPYTDPTAAMDDPGVNAVLIASPGPAHEAALLDAFARDLPVLCEKPLTPDPASALRVLEAEQKLGHRRVQVGFMRRYDADYLTLKSLLDKGAYGRPLMLHNKHRNADTPPGFTNAMMIHDSVVHEIDVTRWLLDEEIAAVRVLRPAPTGNAPDGLSDPQLILFETAAGQVVDTELFVNCGFGYQVSCEAVCESGTARIGDDRGVFVNTAGHWGGSITPGFVERFEEAYDRQVQRWVDATRRGEVEGPSCWDGYAAAAVCEAGVRAQATGERVTVDLIERPALYER, from the coding sequence ATGACCTCGGACGACATGACTTCGCACGGACGGTCCGGGCCCGCGCACGGGACACTCGGTGTGGCCGTCATCGGCACCGGCCGGATGGGTGCCGACCACGTACGCCGGATCAACGACGTGATCAGCGGCGCCCGGGTCGCGGCGGTCGTCGACATCGACGCGGACCGGATCGGCCACCTCGCCGCCGGCATCGAGGGGTGTACCCCGTACACGGACCCGACTGCCGCCATGGACGACCCCGGCGTGAACGCCGTCCTGATCGCCTCCCCCGGGCCCGCCCACGAGGCCGCGCTGCTCGACGCGTTCGCCCGTGACCTCCCCGTCCTGTGCGAGAAGCCACTGACACCGGATCCGGCCTCCGCGCTCCGTGTCCTGGAGGCCGAGCAGAAGCTGGGCCACCGCCGCGTCCAGGTCGGCTTCATGCGCCGCTACGACGCCGACTACCTCACCCTCAAATCCCTGCTGGACAAGGGTGCCTACGGCCGCCCGCTGATGCTGCACAACAAGCACCGCAACGCCGACACACCCCCCGGCTTCACCAACGCGATGATGATCCACGACTCTGTGGTGCATGAGATCGATGTGACCCGCTGGCTGCTGGACGAGGAGATCGCGGCGGTCCGCGTGCTGCGCCCGGCACCCACCGGCAACGCTCCGGACGGGCTCAGCGACCCGCAACTGATCCTCTTCGAGACCGCGGCGGGACAGGTCGTCGACACCGAACTCTTCGTCAACTGCGGCTTCGGCTACCAGGTCAGCTGCGAGGCGGTCTGCGAGAGCGGCACCGCCCGGATCGGCGACGACCGCGGTGTGTTCGTCAATACGGCCGGCCACTGGGGCGGCTCGATCACCCCCGGTTTCGTCGAGCGCTTTGAGGAGGCGTACGACCGGCAGGTGCAGCGCTGGGTGGACGCCACCCGCCGCGGCGAGGTCGAGGGCCCGAGCTGCTGGGACGGCTATGCGGCGGCCGCAGTGTGTGAGGCGGGCGTCCGGGCCCAGGCCACCGGGGAGCGCGTCACGGTCGACCTGATCGAGCGGCCCGCGCTGTACGAGCGCTGA
- a CDS encoding Cgl0159 family (beta/alpha)8-fold protein, whose amino-acid sequence MTPRISDLATLRARHPEAIAEAAARRTRRPLIGDSGRLMIVAADHPARGALAVGDRRLAMANRLDLLERLVLALSRPGVDGVLATADILEDLLLLGALEGKVVMGSMNRGGLAGAAFELDDRFTGHRPEDLARLRFDAGKLLLRIDYDDPGSLATLEATARAIDAMAERELPVFVEPFLSRRVNGKVRNDLGAEAVLRSVAIASGLGGTSAYTWLKLPVTDDPDAMAQVCDASTLPTVLLGGDIGTTVQDQEVAYEKWRKALRLPTVQGLVVGRSLLYPADGDVAAAVDTAVGLL is encoded by the coding sequence TTGACCCCTCGGATCAGTGACCTTGCGACGCTGCGGGCCCGGCACCCCGAAGCGATCGCGGAGGCCGCCGCCCGCCGCACCCGTCGCCCGCTCATCGGCGACAGCGGCCGGCTGATGATCGTCGCCGCCGACCACCCGGCTCGCGGCGCGCTCGCCGTCGGCGACCGGCGGCTCGCCATGGCCAACCGCCTCGACCTGCTCGAACGCCTGGTGCTCGCGCTGTCCCGGCCCGGCGTGGACGGCGTCCTCGCCACCGCCGACATCCTGGAGGACCTGCTGCTCCTCGGCGCCCTCGAAGGCAAGGTCGTCATGGGCTCGATGAACCGGGGCGGCCTCGCGGGCGCCGCCTTCGAGCTGGACGACCGGTTCACCGGCCATCGCCCCGAGGACCTCGCCCGGCTCCGCTTCGACGCCGGCAAGCTGCTGCTCCGTATCGACTACGACGACCCCGGTTCGCTGGCCACTCTGGAGGCCACCGCGCGCGCCATCGACGCGATGGCCGAGCGCGAACTTCCCGTCTTCGTCGAACCGTTCCTCTCCCGTCGCGTCAACGGCAAGGTCCGCAACGACCTCGGCGCGGAGGCCGTCCTCCGCTCGGTGGCCATCGCCTCCGGCCTCGGCGGCACCTCCGCGTACACCTGGCTGAAGCTGCCGGTCACCGACGACCCCGACGCGATGGCTCAAGTGTGCGACGCCTCGACACTTCCGACGGTGCTGCTCGGCGGCGACATCGGCACCACCGTCCAGGACCAGGAAGTCGCCTATGAGAAGTGGCGCAAGGCGCTGCGGCTGCCGACCGTGCAGGGACTGGTCGTCGGCCGCTCCCTGCTCTACCCGGCCGACGGAGACGTCGCGGCCGCCGTGGACACCGCCGTCGGGCTGCTCTGA